A single region of the Salvia miltiorrhiza cultivar Shanhuang (shh) chromosome 8, IMPLAD_Smil_shh, whole genome shotgun sequence genome encodes:
- the LOC130997870 gene encoding purine-uracil permease NCS1 produces MVSKCLSFSLHLHQNHIFSNPKPNYHLKKSLIFPTNLTKKHPTLPKRCYPYPLMSSNHSQTISQFNEWEPDPTLTNDDLKPTAWAHRSLSGVDMASLWVGLVVGVPSYYLAGSLVDLGMAWWQGIATVVAANIILLFPLVLTGHPGTKYGISFPVLARSSFGIRGAHIPTLLRALVGCGWYGIESWIGGEAILLLLPRVLKESSLAEPLKWLGTSPLAFGCFIVFWLLQLGTFWNGIEGIRQLEKYAAPILTLLTLSLLMWSYVRAGGFGHMLSLSSKLSYSEFWALFFPSLTANISFWATLALNIPDFTRYAKTQHDQIIGQAGLPVFMGAFTFVGLAVTSSTPLIFGELISSPIQLLGRIGGIWTKILAILGISLATITTNVAANVVAPANALVNLSPSTFTFRRGALLTALLGIAFQPWRLLQSSESFVYTWLVGYSALMGPIAAVILVDYYLIKGAELSVPDLYTLNPRGAYYYVGGYNLGAIGALLLGILPVLPGFFNKVGILSYVPRAFMLIYNNAWFFTFFLAGFVYWIMNRRTHEYLTEPLLPNSAS; encoded by the coding sequence atggtGTCCAAATGTTTGAGCTTCAGTCTCCATCTCCACCAAAACCACATCTTCTCAAACCCAAAACCCAACTACCACTTGAAGAAATCACTAATATTCCCAACCAACTTAACTAAAAAACACCCAACCCTGCCGAAAAGATGCTACCCATATCCCCTGATGTCATCAAATCATTCTCAAACAATCTCCCAGTTCAACGAGTGGGAGCCCGACCCGACCCTGACGAACGATGACCTCAAGCCGACGGCGTGGGCCCACCGGAGTCTCTCGGGGGTGGACATGGCGAGCCTGTGGGTGGGGCTGGTGGTGGGGGTGCCATCATATTACCTAGCCGGCAGCCTAGTCGATCTGGGCATGGCGTGGTGGCAAGGCATAGCCACCGTGGTCGCCGCCAACATAATCCTGCTCTTCCCACTAGTCCTAACCGGCCATCCGGGCACAAAATACGGAATCTCCTTCCCGGTCCTAGCCAGATCCTCCTTCGGCATCCGTGGCGCTCATATCCCCACTCTTCTCAGAGCATTAGTTGGGTGCGGTTGGTATGGGATCGAATCTTGGATCGGCGGCGAAGCAATCCTTCTTCTCCTTCCAAGAGTCCTCAAGGAATCATCTCTTGCAGAGCCATTGAAGTGGCTTGGAACTTCGCCTCTGGCATTTGGTTGCTTCATCGTGTTCTGGCTGCTGCAGCTGGGAACATTCTGGAATGGAATCGAAGGAATCCGACAGCTTGAAAAATACGCAGCTCCCATTCTGACTCTGCTCACTCTCTCCCTCCTCATGTGGTCATATGTTAGAGCTGGTGGGTTCGGCCAcatgctctctctctcatcaaaGCTTTCATACTCCGAATTCTGGGCGCTTTTCTTCCCTTCACTCACAGCAAACATCAGCTTCTGGGCTACGCTAGCACTCAACATCCCAGATTTCACTCGCTACGCCAAGACCCAGCACGATCAGATCATAGGCCAAGCCGGTCTCCCTGTCTTCATGGGCGCATTCACATTCGTGGGCCTCGCCGTAACTTCATCCACCCCACTCATATTCGGTGAACTCATCTCCAGCCCAATTCAACTTCTGGGAAGAATCGGTGGGATTTGGACCAAAATCCTGGCCATCTTAGGCATAAGTCTGGCCACCATCACCACCAACGTGGCCGCCAACGTGGTCGCCCCTGCGAACGCGCTGGTCAATCTCAGCCCTTCCACCTTCACGTTCCGTAGGGGAGCGCTCCTCACGGCCCTCCTCGGGATCGCGTTCCAGCCGTGGCGGCTGCTGCAATCCAGCGAGAGTTTCGTGTACACGTGGCTGGTGGGGTACTCGGCGTTGATGGGGCCCATCGCCGCCGTGATTTTGGTGGATTATTATCTCATCAAGGGCGCTGAATTGAGCGTCCCAGATCTCTACACGTTGAACCCCAGAGGGGCTTACTACTACGTCGGTGGCTACAATTTGGGTGCCATTGGAGCGTTGCTCCTTGGGATTTTGCCAGTGCTTCCGGGTTTCTTCAATAAGGTTGGAATTTTGAGCTACGTTCCTCGCGCGTTCATGCTCATTTACAACAATGCGTGGTTCTTTACCTTCTTCTTAGCTGGGTTTGTGTACTGGATAATGAATAGGCGGACTCATGAATACCTCACAGAGCCCCTGCTGCCTAATTCTGCATCTTAG
- the LOC130997871 gene encoding UDP-glucosyltransferase 29-like: protein MAAEKPYSRILMFPWLAHGHVFPFLELAKKLSSRNFHIYFCSTSINLDSVKTNLNSDKDSSYSIELVELNLPPLPDLPPHYHTNKNVPLHLMPLLLQAFQMSAPVFADIIAKLTPDLLIYDGFQPWAAKAAAAHDIPAVFFSIANSPSLAFFHHMHTHKNPESFPYNAIRLRDYEMRDLIEQSKYMEQVKDKEELGFAFGVFRLSCEIVLIKSCRGIEENYADYLSKLSERKVLFTGVLVKKPEDEKREGLEIMKWLGERSIRSTLYISFGSENYLSKEQMVEIAKGLEEIDVNFIWVARAPAGGDAAELPEGFEGRTRERGLVVRGWAPQGAILAHESVGAFMTHCGWSSISESTWFGVPVVGLPLKYDQTVNARVAVEAGIGVEVARGGEGEFDGGAVARAVGEVIGEGGEGFRRKVGDWRKKMEMEEDGAIDEVVKELSRVCGKK, encoded by the coding sequence ATGGCCGCGGAAAAACCTTATTCGAGAATCTTAATGTTCCCATGGCTAGCCCACGGCCATGTGTTCCCTTTCCTCGAGCTCGCGAAGAAGCTCTCTTCTAGAAACTTCCACATCTACTTCTGCTCCACATCAATCAACCTCGATTCCGTCAAAACGAATCTCAACAGCGACAAAGATTCCTCATACTCGATCGAATTGGTCGAGCTGAATCTCCCACCACTCCCCGACCTCCCACCACACTACCACACAAACAAAAACGTCCCACTCCACCTCATGCCCCTCCTACTTCAGGCGTTCCAGATGTCGGCGCCGGTGTTCGCCGACATCATTGCTAAGCTCACGCCTGACTTGCTTATCTACGACGGGTTCCAGCCGTGGGCAGCCAAGGCCGCGGCTGCCCACGACATCCCCGCCGTGTTCTTCTCCATCGCCAATTCGCCGTCGCTGGCGTTCTTCCACCATATGCATACGCATAAAAATCCTGAATCTTTCCCTTATAATGCAATTAGGTTAAGGGATTATGAAATGAGGGATTTGATCGAGCAGAGCAAGTACATGGAGCAGGTGAAAGATAAGGAGGAATTAGGGTTTGCATTTGGCGTTTTTAGATTGTCTTGTGAGATTGTGTTGATCAAGAGCTGCCGAGGGATTGAGGAGAATTATGCTGATTATCTCTCTAAATTAAGTGAGAGAAAGGTTTTGTTTACCGGTGTGTTGGTTAAGAAACCGGAAGATGAAAAGAGAGAAGGTTTGGAGATCATGAAATGGCTAGGAGAGAGAAGCATAAGGTCGACTTTGTATATTTCTTTTGGGAGTGAGAATTATTTGTCAAAGGAGCAAATGGTGGAGATAGCGAAAGGATTGGAGGAgattgatgttaattttatatgGGTGGCTCGGGCGCCGGCAGGGGGCGATGCCGCCGAGCTGCCGGAGGGGTTCGAGGGGAGGACGAGGGAGAGGGGGTTGGTGGTGCGGGGGTGGGCCCCACAGGGAGCGATCCTGGCCCACGAGAGTGTGGGGGCGTTCATGACGCACTGCGGGTGGAGCTCGATCTCGGAGAGCACGTGGTTCGGGGTTCCAGTGGTGGGACTGCCATTGAAGTATGACCAAACGGTGAACGCGAGAGTGGCGGTGGAGGCTGGGAtcggggtggaggtggcgagggGCGGGGAAGGGGAATTTGACGGTGGGGCGGTGGCAAGGGCTGTGGGGGAGGTGATAGGGGAGGGAGGGGAGGGGTTTAGGAGGAAGGTGGGGGACTGGAGGAAGAAGATGGAGATGGAGGAAGATGGAGCCATTGATGAAGTTGTGAAGGAGTTATCTAGGGTTTGTGGCAAGAAATGA
- the LOC130997872 gene encoding RING-H2 finger protein ATL40-like → MEGLSSPSMVQSGTHTSVLSPLLISMLGIVITAMAIVAYHLLLVKYCKRRRAVDAEAAQLAAAPPPTGVDEKVLAAIPILTFSVVKRGGIDQGECAVCLGELEDEDAVRLLPNCSHAFHVSCIDQWFAAHTSCPLCRLPVVFRQKTDAASASPDLAEDPNNRSRSGENNGSNGSDEPPAPSSGGLLRHCASLMTPMERRSMSRLKRSMSMDLSLVVFDPSATSFSSSSSGILRRSGSLSHFDPKWLSSFPWLRTGKASNASNPILPF, encoded by the coding sequence ATGGAGGGCTTGAGTTCACCGTCTATGGTTCAAAGCGGCACCCACACTTCCGTCTTGAGTCCGTTACTCATCTCCATGCTTGGCATAGTCATCACGGCCATGGCTATAGTGGCATACCACCTTTTACTGGTCAAGTACTGCAAAAGGCGCCGCGCCGTCGATGCCGAGGCGGCGCAACTGgccgccgcgccgcctccgACCGGCGTCGACGAGAAAGTCCTCGCAGCGATTCCGATCCTCACGTTCTCCGTGGTGAAGCGCGGCGGCATCGATCAGGGAGAATGCGCGGTGTGCCTGGGGGAATTGGAGGACGAAGACGCTGTGCGTCTGCTGCCTAACTGCAGCCACGCCTTCCACGTTTCCTGCATCGACCAGTGGTTCGCGGCGCACACCAGCTGTCCGCTGTGCCGTCTGCCGGTGGTGTTCCGGCAGAAAACAGATGCGGCGTCGGCATCTCCCGATCTAGCCGAAGATCCGAATAATCGTAGCCGAAGCGGCGAGAATAATGGGAGTAACGGTAGCGATGAGCCTCCGGCTCCGTCTTCGGGGGGTTTGCTCCGTCATTGCGCATCTCTGATGACGCCGATGGAGCGGAGGTCGATGTCGCGGCTGAAGCGGTCGATGTCGATGGATCTGTCGCTGGTGGTGTTTGATCCGAGTGCGACGTCGTTTTCGTCTTCGTCCAGCGGTATTCTGAGGAGGAGTGGGTCGTTGAGCCATTTCGATCCTAAGTGGCTCAGCTCCTTCCCGTGGTTGCGGACGGGGAAGGCTTCTAATGCCTCCAATCCAATTCTGCCTTTctaa